The following proteins are co-located in the Desulfatitalea tepidiphila genome:
- the cas10 gene encoding type III-A CRISPR-associated protein Cas10/Csm1: MKHQEQEILVIAALLHDIGKFAQRAGAPKSNNMEGEYCRVESGRPTHTHVLYTDHFIEHILPLPKELADPQVRGMIARLASAHHKPAAGNLMEEALSVADQLSAGTDRKSGEESQGDYKSARLVAIFEQLSLSGPRPLKELQSGQYYPLVPITENAFPTSLEQARESDYTTLFEQFCEALKNLPLDMGVAHYTDSLISLLEEFTWCIPSSTYRSLSDISLFDHATTTAAIAQALMVYHAEQGGTPKRNSNGPPKFLLVGGDLSGIQSYIFKLDKSHGSGIAKLFRARSFFLQALTRSVYVELLTRLRLSPVARIMDAGGRFVLLLPATETLRAALPDFELKVQLYFFERFRGELSFNLCWSTQLAEHDFQQERFQKHLDAFNDALEARKLNKFDHLISTGLNPVMDLDYAAYSAGDCPVCHARPIDRDASNHHRGRYGVDVDLCRDCAEQIELIGTRLPRSEFILFEREGKNAVQLFGNITLRLKETIDPHRDHAAIQIVAMHQRGRFAYQPIATHLPLISDQDVAQWRSWGEIDAAPDGNMSMEGEPIEIGEAKTFNLLACSARETTPEGRPIGRRFLGALKADVDNLGLLFSIGLQDRLSISRFASLSRMLNHFFSDDLVRWIKAEYPDLYIVFAGGDDLFLIGPWLQMGRFAMALNKRFQQFTAARPQVTLSAGIGVTKPGLPMHAIAAQAEEHLEKAKRNEDKNSINLFSTTVGWNDFARLLEKGDWLHALMRDGQVPKALGNRLLYYGRERQAFMDGEIKRGIYLSHMRYDFARNINEKTVKKPEERTAITAIQQDEFLLDHIDLPLTWALYRLRKDN; the protein is encoded by the coding sequence ATGAAGCATCAGGAACAAGAGATTCTGGTAATCGCGGCCTTATTGCATGATATTGGCAAATTCGCCCAACGTGCGGGCGCCCCCAAAAGCAACAACATGGAAGGTGAATACTGCAGAGTCGAAAGTGGGCGGCCGACCCACACGCATGTGCTATATACCGATCATTTCATCGAGCATATTCTGCCCCTGCCCAAAGAACTCGCCGATCCGCAGGTTCGCGGTATGATTGCGCGCTTGGCCTCGGCCCACCATAAACCCGCCGCCGGCAATCTTATGGAAGAAGCACTCAGCGTCGCGGATCAACTTTCAGCAGGGACGGACCGGAAGTCCGGCGAAGAGAGCCAGGGTGATTATAAAAGCGCCCGACTGGTTGCCATTTTTGAACAACTCAGCCTCAGCGGGCCGCGGCCCTTAAAAGAGCTGCAATCAGGGCAGTACTACCCTCTGGTGCCGATTACTGAAAATGCCTTTCCCACTTCCCTGGAGCAGGCGCGTGAATCCGACTATACAACCCTGTTCGAGCAATTTTGTGAGGCGCTGAAAAACCTTCCCCTGGATATGGGCGTAGCCCACTACACGGACTCATTAATATCGCTGCTTGAGGAGTTTACTTGGTGCATCCCGTCATCCACCTACCGCTCCCTGTCGGATATTTCACTTTTCGATCATGCAACCACCACGGCAGCCATTGCCCAAGCCCTCATGGTGTATCATGCCGAGCAAGGCGGGACGCCGAAGAGAAACAGCAACGGTCCGCCCAAGTTTCTGCTCGTGGGCGGCGACCTGTCCGGCATTCAAAGCTACATTTTCAAGCTGGACAAATCTCACGGCAGCGGCATCGCCAAGCTGTTCAGGGCGCGCTCCTTTTTCCTGCAAGCGCTCACGCGTTCGGTTTATGTCGAACTGCTAACGCGCCTCCGGCTCTCCCCGGTTGCGCGCATCATGGACGCAGGCGGGCGCTTCGTCCTGCTGCTGCCGGCCACTGAAACGTTGCGCGCCGCGCTTCCCGATTTCGAACTGAAAGTTCAACTGTACTTTTTTGAACGCTTCAGGGGTGAACTCAGCTTCAATCTTTGCTGGTCAACGCAATTGGCGGAGCACGATTTCCAGCAGGAACGTTTTCAAAAGCATCTGGACGCCTTTAATGATGCCCTTGAGGCGCGCAAACTGAATAAATTCGATCATCTTATCTCGACCGGACTGAACCCCGTAATGGACCTTGATTACGCAGCTTACAGCGCGGGGGATTGCCCAGTCTGTCATGCCCGGCCCATCGATCGCGATGCAAGCAATCATCACCGGGGAAGATATGGCGTGGATGTAGACCTTTGTCGGGATTGTGCCGAGCAGATTGAACTCATCGGGACCCGCCTGCCGCGCAGTGAGTTTATCCTCTTTGAACGCGAGGGTAAAAATGCGGTTCAGTTGTTCGGCAATATTACCTTGCGCCTGAAGGAGACTATCGATCCACACAGGGACCATGCGGCCATCCAGATTGTGGCCATGCATCAAAGAGGACGTTTCGCCTATCAGCCCATCGCCACGCACCTACCTCTTATCAGCGATCAAGACGTAGCCCAATGGCGGTCGTGGGGCGAAATCGATGCTGCGCCGGACGGCAATATGTCAATGGAAGGAGAGCCCATTGAGATTGGTGAAGCCAAGACCTTCAACCTTCTCGCTTGTTCGGCGCGCGAAACCACACCTGAAGGTAGACCCATCGGTCGCAGGTTCCTGGGCGCATTGAAGGCCGATGTGGACAACCTCGGACTGCTCTTCAGCATCGGATTGCAGGACCGCCTCTCCATTAGCCGTTTTGCCAGCCTTTCCCGCATGCTCAATCACTTTTTCAGCGATGACTTGGTGCGTTGGATAAAGGCCGAGTACCCGGACCTATATATTGTCTTCGCCGGCGGCGACGATCTTTTTCTGATCGGACCCTGGCTTCAAATGGGCCGTTTTGCCATGGCATTGAACAAGCGATTCCAACAATTCACGGCCGCCCGGCCCCAGGTCACGCTCTCCGCCGGTATCGGTGTCACAAAACCCGGACTGCCGATGCACGCCATCGCCGCCCAGGCCGAGGAGCATCTTGAAAAAGCCAAAAGGAATGAAGACAAAAACAGCATCAATCTATTTTCTACCACGGTCGGTTGGAACGACTTCGCTCGGCTGCTTGAAAAGGGCGATTGGCTTCATGCACTGATGCGTGACGGTCAGGTCCCCAAAGCCCTGGGCAACCGCCTGCTCTACTATGGGCGCGAGCGGCAAGCTTTCATGGATGGTGAGATCAAGCGAGGTATCTACCTGTCGCATATGCGCTATGATTTTGCCCGTAATATCAACGAGAAAACAGTTAAAAAGCCGGAAGAAAGGACGGCCATTACTGCAATCCAACAGGACGAATTCCTGCTCGATCACATAGACCTGCCCTTGACATGGGCGCTCTATCGTTTGCGAAAAGACAATTGA
- the csm2 gene encoding type III-A CRISPR-associated protein Csm2 has product MSYFDSTGKHIRPELLDEEAQQVASRFVQTRDGRPNERDSIKNSQLRRFFNEFKTLERQLHSTQGNEEEAFKSIKPLVKMTHAKVEYAKARRVVPQAFVDWLKNNVLAIETAKDFKAFLLHFEAVVGFCYGLNPKD; this is encoded by the coding sequence ATGAGCTATTTCGATTCTACCGGCAAGCACATCCGGCCCGAACTCCTCGATGAGGAGGCGCAGCAAGTCGCCAGTCGGTTTGTCCAGACACGCGACGGCCGACCCAACGAGCGCGATTCCATCAAAAACTCCCAGCTCAGGCGTTTTTTTAACGAATTCAAAACCTTGGAAAGGCAACTCCACAGCACCCAGGGCAATGAGGAAGAGGCGTTCAAATCCATCAAACCTCTGGTTAAAATGACTCATGCCAAGGTGGAGTATGCCAAGGCCCGCAGGGTGGTCCCACAAGCCTTTGTCGACTGGTTGAAGAACAATGTCCTGGCCATCGAAACAGCAAAGGACTTCAAGGCCTTCTTGCTGCACTTCGAGGCCGTCGTCGGTTTCTGTTACGGGTTGAATCCAAAAGATTAA
- the csm3 gene encoding type III-A CRISPR-associated RAMP protein Csm3, whose product MQLQAIKKITGTITVLTGLHIGAGKESLEIGGLDQPIIKNPLTGEPYIPGSSIKGKMRSLLETSRYMQTNPETRDYVMGKKDKSGRGMACGCARKGCPACTIFGTSAAEKGPDLGPTRLIVRDAFLTEEWRERFGRGELAMEVKYENTIDRVRGVAEHPRPLERVPAGVAFSFHLSFKVFEDDPPTLLEDVYRGLHLIELDALGGNSSRGCGQVRFDNLHCDQDKIDLMAYPL is encoded by the coding sequence ATGCAGCTTCAAGCGATCAAAAAAATCACAGGAACCATCACCGTGTTGACGGGTTTGCATATCGGGGCCGGCAAGGAGAGCCTCGAAATCGGCGGCCTCGACCAACCCATCATTAAAAATCCTTTGACGGGTGAACCCTACATTCCGGGGTCCTCCATCAAGGGCAAGATGCGCTCACTATTGGAGACCTCGCGCTACATGCAAACCAATCCGGAGACAAGGGATTATGTCATGGGCAAGAAGGACAAGAGCGGGCGCGGCATGGCCTGTGGATGCGCCCGAAAAGGATGTCCGGCATGCACCATCTTCGGCACCTCCGCCGCCGAGAAGGGACCTGACCTTGGCCCTACCCGATTGATAGTGCGTGACGCTTTTCTGACCGAAGAATGGCGGGAGCGTTTCGGTCGGGGTGAACTGGCCATGGAAGTCAAATATGAAAACACCATCGACCGTGTCCGGGGGGTGGCCGAGCATCCCCGCCCGCTGGAGCGCGTGCCGGCCGGTGTTGCGTTCAGCTTTCACCTGTCGTTCAAGGTTTTTGAGGACGATCCGCCGACGTTGCTTGAAGATGTGTATCGCGGGTTACACCTCATCGAACTCGATGCCCTGGGCGGGAATTCGTCGCGAGGGTGCGGGCAGGTCCGCTTCGACAATCTGCATTGCGATCAAGACAAAATTGATCTTATGGCATATCCGCTTTAG
- the csm4 gene encoding type III-A CRISPR-associated RAMP protein Csm4 has translation MALYRYRLTPLSAFATPLRSDTLYGHLLWAAAMLHGKARVNSLIEAFAAGSPPFIFSSALPAGGLPFPVLPGIARGRFKAQFADTGSLFEQLRALKSFRKQTHWHLEQWQCLEGRISQERLFTEWLVAKAGRKAQKQPAKFNPDATTVYQPHVSIDRLSGSVLQEGGLFFSSGTWYRPGLALDLYVETADLDTFETLFRHVETVGFGADRTTGKGQFKFERDNTFDPAPFLAEGTHRLSLSVCAAMDMRSFEGYWIPFVKHGRAWNGFGESNPYKKPFMAFAEGSLFKRMPKSGYLLRNIHSDPGIVQVCWPLTIPVTLEENHAD, from the coding sequence ATGGCGCTATACAGATATCGCCTGACACCGCTTTCGGCCTTCGCCACGCCCTTGCGCAGCGACACCCTTTACGGTCATCTGCTCTGGGCCGCGGCCATGCTGCATGGCAAGGCGCGGGTCAACTCACTTATCGAGGCCTTTGCCGCTGGCTCGCCGCCATTTATTTTTTCCAGCGCATTGCCGGCCGGTGGACTTCCATTTCCAGTGCTCCCCGGTATTGCCCGCGGTCGTTTCAAAGCGCAATTTGCCGACACGGGCAGTCTGTTTGAACAGTTGCGCGCATTAAAGTCGTTTCGCAAGCAAACCCATTGGCATTTAGAGCAATGGCAATGCCTTGAGGGGCGCATCAGTCAGGAGCGCTTGTTCACCGAATGGCTGGTGGCCAAGGCCGGGCGGAAGGCACAAAAGCAACCAGCAAAATTTAACCCGGATGCGACAACCGTCTATCAACCGCATGTCAGCATCGACCGACTCAGTGGCAGCGTGCTTCAAGAGGGTGGCCTCTTTTTTTCCAGCGGCACCTGGTACCGTCCGGGTCTGGCCCTCGATCTGTATGTCGAAACCGCTGACCTTGATACTTTTGAAACCCTTTTCCGGCACGTGGAAACCGTGGGGTTCGGTGCTGATCGCACCACCGGCAAGGGGCAGTTCAAATTCGAGCGTGATAATACCTTTGATCCGGCCCCCTTTCTCGCCGAAGGCACTCATCGGCTCTCCCTTTCGGTATGCGCGGCCATGGACATGCGTTCTTTCGAAGGCTATTGGATTCCGTTCGTCAAGCATGGACGTGCCTGGAACGGTTTCGGTGAAAGCAATCCCTACAAAAAGCCGTTTATGGCTTTTGCCGAGGGCAGCCTTTTCAAACGAATGCCGAAAAGTGGCTACCTGCTTCGAAACATACATAGTGACCCGGGAATCGTTCAAGTCTGCTGGCCTTTGACGATCCCCGTTACCCTGGAGGAAAATCATGCGGACTGA
- a CDS encoding RAMP superfamily CRISPR-associated protein has protein sequence MRTDFFKVDLLSPVHIGTGDELDPMSYLMRKENGAINCHVLDTNAWAREYPDPAELSTLFSGTNVPAMRGFLANHIEPALFGTRRLLIKNPKIYDEYMQKLSDQRTSHQLLFSPHTTCADRIPLIPGSSLKGSLRTAVIDWLDREKRLGLKEAREKDRKGLEYIRRLESALGPVTDSAFKQLKVGDVSGYSDSTCLVQPLELRRKQEKSATPKSMCEVLPSRLLGEEGRSILFLKIGLGSPLKAADNRLTLKNGVSWTWTELCELVTSYYRLRFEEEKTKFYGLSHFAPAKPAMESLEKEFNTAPGQMVLRVGHYSQVEFVTVRNNKPFTRKGKQGTPMPYGTTRTLADGLYPFGWIKLTPCSESEYRKGSIACEAANKASEQERIVRRRALEAERTQRLAETRDREEEAHRQAERERRQQAELEALPEDERNVLLLERGDLDEQRISALVQKIDSFDPQLQVKAAKALKELWISQKRWTKKECSKKQLIKVAAIKTILGEI, from the coding sequence ATGCGGACTGACTTTTTTAAGGTGGATCTTCTATCACCTGTCCACATCGGCACCGGGGATGAGTTGGACCCCATGAGCTATCTCATGCGCAAAGAAAACGGCGCAATAAATTGCCATGTTCTCGACACCAACGCCTGGGCCAGAGAATATCCCGATCCCGCGGAACTGAGCACCCTGTTTTCAGGTACCAATGTTCCGGCCATGCGTGGGTTTCTTGCCAATCACATTGAGCCAGCTCTTTTTGGCACGCGGCGATTGTTGATCAAAAATCCAAAGATTTATGATGAATACATGCAAAAGCTGTCCGATCAAAGGACCAGCCATCAATTGCTCTTCAGTCCTCATACCACTTGTGCGGACCGGATACCCCTGATACCCGGCTCCTCGCTCAAAGGCAGTCTGCGTACCGCCGTTATCGATTGGCTGGACCGTGAGAAGCGTTTGGGGCTGAAAGAGGCCAGAGAAAAGGACCGCAAAGGCCTGGAATATATCAGACGCCTTGAAAGCGCACTTGGCCCGGTAACGGATAGCGCCTTTAAGCAGCTCAAAGTAGGTGATGTCAGCGGCTATTCAGACAGCACATGTTTGGTGCAACCCCTTGAACTGCGGCGTAAGCAAGAAAAATCCGCCACCCCGAAAAGCATGTGTGAGGTGTTGCCCAGCCGGCTTCTTGGGGAAGAAGGGCGATCGATTCTATTTCTTAAAATCGGACTTGGTTCACCGCTCAAAGCCGCCGACAACCGACTGACACTGAAAAATGGTGTCAGTTGGACCTGGACTGAATTGTGCGAATTGGTGACCAGCTATTACCGGTTGCGTTTCGAAGAGGAGAAAACCAAATTCTATGGGCTTTCCCATTTCGCCCCGGCAAAACCCGCAATGGAAAGCCTCGAAAAAGAATTCAATACCGCGCCGGGACAAATGGTGTTGCGGGTCGGGCATTATTCACAGGTTGAATTCGTCACCGTCCGCAACAACAAACCTTTTACGCGCAAAGGTAAACAGGGCACTCCCATGCCCTATGGCACTACCAGGACCCTTGCCGACGGCCTGTACCCCTTTGGATGGATCAAGCTCACGCCGTGCAGCGAAAGTGAATACCGAAAGGGGAGCATCGCCTGCGAAGCCGCAAACAAAGCTTCTGAGCAGGAGCGGATCGTCCGGCGCCGGGCGCTGGAGGCGGAACGTACGCAGCGGCTTGCGGAAACCCGTGATCGTGAAGAAGAAGCCCACCGCCAGGCCGAACGCGAACGCCGACAGCAGGCGGAATTGGAGGCATTGCCGGAAGATGAACGCAATGTGCTCTTGTTGGAAAGAGGCGATCTTGACGAGCAGCGGATTTCAGCGCTGGTTCAAAAAATCGACTCATTCGATCCGCAGCTGCAAGTCAAGGCGGCCAAAGCCTTGAAGGAGCTCTGGATCAGCCAGAAGCGCTGGACGAAAAAAGAGTGCTCTAAAAAGCAGCTTATAAAAGTCGCCGCAATAAAAACGATTTTAGGTGAAATATGA
- a CDS encoding TIGR02710 family CRISPR-associated CARF protein — protein sequence MTLSTDIRLMIVSLGGSPEPIRLSIGRYRPEQVIFFASHDSAALAGETLAALDYKPRLAFEITEDPNSLLECFRKARQCVQRARISGLAPDRVMLDYTGGTKVMTAALLLAGIDQRYHYNYVGGDRRDKEGVGVVLSGHERLFTEMSPWAVWAEEERRQIVTLFNRRRYAAVIEIIDGLLENDLPTSIGGYFKFVRQAAYAFLRWDQFELKQAMGQLQKAQDLLAAHRRDFPNAELDAFRDELGLLSMRLEDILTQTKDLMEPHPLLVADLLNNARRQMADKRNDDAAARIYRALELYGQICFRQSTGLDNDAVPPSAVPAEIRAEFEAKYRDTKTQKLKLPLQATFRFLRHSGHEAGERFQARQNEIKKIQSNRNHSILAHGLKPVSDKAVESVFATVAAFLEFLDPYDFPQLP from the coding sequence ATGACGCTATCCACAGATATCCGCCTGATGATCGTCTCCCTCGGCGGATCACCCGAACCGATCCGCTTGAGCATAGGGCGCTACCGGCCCGAACAGGTGATCTTTTTTGCCTCACATGACTCGGCGGCGCTGGCCGGTGAAACCCTGGCCGCGCTGGACTACAAACCCCGCCTGGCCTTCGAGATCACCGAAGATCCCAACTCCTTGCTGGAGTGCTTTCGCAAGGCCCGGCAATGTGTCCAGCGCGCCCGCATAAGCGGCTTGGCACCGGACCGGGTCATGTTGGACTACACTGGCGGCACCAAGGTCATGACCGCGGCCCTCCTGCTGGCCGGCATCGATCAGCGTTACCATTACAACTACGTGGGCGGCGACCGGCGGGACAAAGAGGGCGTGGGCGTGGTGCTCAGCGGCCACGAGCGCCTCTTCACCGAAATGAGCCCTTGGGCGGTATGGGCCGAGGAGGAGCGGCGCCAGATCGTGACCCTTTTCAACCGGCGCCGCTATGCGGCGGTCATCGAAATCATCGATGGCCTGCTGGAGAATGATCTGCCGACATCCATCGGCGGTTATTTTAAATTCGTGCGTCAGGCGGCTTATGCCTTCCTGCGATGGGACCAGTTCGAACTCAAGCAGGCCATGGGCCAACTGCAAAAAGCACAGGATCTGCTGGCCGCCCACCGCCGTGATTTTCCCAACGCCGAACTCGATGCCTTCCGGGACGAACTCGGCCTGCTCAGCATGCGTCTGGAGGATATCCTAACGCAGACCAAGGACCTCATGGAGCCCCATCCGCTGCTCGTGGCGGACCTGCTCAACAATGCCCGGCGCCAGATGGCCGACAAGCGCAACGATGACGCCGCGGCCCGCATCTACCGCGCCCTGGAACTATACGGTCAAATTTGCTTCCGGCAATCGACGGGACTGGACAATGACGCGGTGCCACCGTCCGCCGTGCCGGCTGAAATTCGGGCAGAGTTCGAAGCCAAATACAGGGATACGAAAACACAAAAGCTCAAACTGCCCCTGCAAGCCACCTTCCGCTTTCTGAGACACAGCGGGCATGAGGCCGGCGAACGCTTTCAGGCCCGCCAAAATGAGATAAAAAAAATTCAATCCAATCGCAACCACTCGATCCTGGCCCACGGGTTGAAACCCGTAAGCGATAAAGCCGTTGAATCGGTTTTCGCGACCGTTGCGGCGTTTTTGGAATTTTTGGACCCTTATGATTTTCCGCAGCTACCATAG
- a CDS encoding single-stranded DNA-binding protein: MKGAFDKLADPEIFYSSEGDPVATFNLAFRSSKKKTGWIKITCFQKLAEITERHLHKGARIAVAGILEQNKWETDEDAARTSIQLIANTIEFIKTDGIRHTQ, translated from the coding sequence ATGAAGGGTGCATTTGACAAGTTGGCCGACCCCGAGATTTTCTACTCCAGCGAGGGCGACCCGGTAGCCACATTCAACCTGGCCTTCAGGTCATCCAAGAAAAAGACCGGCTGGATCAAGATCACCTGCTTTCAAAAGCTGGCAGAAATCACCGAACGTCATCTGCACAAAGGCGCCCGGATCGCCGTGGCCGGCATCTTGGAACAGAACAAGTGGGAAACCGATGAAGACGCCGCCCGCACATCGATCCAGCTCATTGCTAATACCATCGAGTTTATCAAAACAGACGGCATCCGCCACACCCAATGA
- a CDS encoding PEP-CTERM sorting domain-containing protein, which produces MKRIALMVVVGVFLFSGIANAALTLIGTASYDSDGNGTPETYNLIHMDDGPFGPITWLDYTKEGDNWQNQMNWASGLSFAEADIQLNPGYKSSIDWSTGWRLPETDESQANLSGGFGYEGPDGNGYHDYMYGYNMVNSEMGQLYYEELDNKGYYATDGTNPQPGWGLNNTGDFNYLQAYNYWSGTESSPYDAWNFNFNVGSQGSYNKGGHLIPYALAVRPGDVSAVPVPGTVLLLGTGLAGLGVFRRGQRRRHWVIG; this is translated from the coding sequence ATGAAACGGATTGCATTGATGGTAGTTGTAGGGGTTTTCTTGTTTTCTGGAATAGCTAACGCTGCTTTGACACTGATAGGTACGGCCAGCTATGACAGCGACGGTAATGGTACCCCTGAAACCTATAACCTTATCCATATGGACGACGGCCCGTTCGGCCCTATCACCTGGCTGGATTATACGAAAGAAGGTGATAACTGGCAGAACCAGATGAATTGGGCATCCGGGCTGAGCTTCGCAGAAGCAGATATTCAATTGAATCCCGGCTACAAGTCGAGCATTGACTGGAGCACGGGGTGGCGGCTGCCGGAGACCGATGAGAGCCAGGCCAACCTGAGCGGCGGTTTCGGCTATGAGGGACCAGACGGGAACGGGTACCACGATTACATGTATGGTTACAACATGGTCAACTCAGAGATGGGTCAACTGTATTACGAAGAGTTGGACAACAAGGGATACTATGCAACCGACGGCACGAATCCACAACCCGGCTGGGGGCTAAATAACACAGGTGATTTCAATTACTTGCAGGCCTACAACTACTGGTCGGGTACGGAGTCTTCTCCGTACGACGCGTGGAACTTCAACTTCAACGTCGGCAGCCAGGGCAGCTACAATAAGGGCGGCCACCTCATCCCCTACGCGTTAGCGGTTCGCCCGGGCGATGTCTCCGCCGTTCCTGTGCCCGGCACGGTGCTGCTTCTGGGAACTGGCCTTGCGGGTTTGGGGGTCTTTCGTCGGGGTCAAAGGCGGAGACATTGGGTCATTGGGTGA